A section of the Platichthys flesus chromosome 22, fPlaFle2.1, whole genome shotgun sequence genome encodes:
- the LOC133933560 gene encoding histone H4-like isoform X2 — translation MTNMSGRGKGGKGLGKGGAKRHLKVLRDNIQGITKPAIRRLARRGGVKRISGLIYEETRGVLKVFLENVIRDAVTYTEHAKRKTVTAMDVVYALKRQGRTLYGFGG, via the exons atgacaaac atgtctggacgaggaaagggaggaaaggggctCGGTAAAGGAGGCGCAAAGCGTCACCTCAAAGTTCTCCGTGATAACATCCAGGGAATTACCAAGCCCGCCATCCGCCGCCTGGCTCGCCGTGGCGGAGTGAAGCGTATCTCAGGTCTGATCTACGAGGAGACCCGCggcgtgttgaaggttttcctggagaacgtgatccgcgatgctgtcacctacaccgagcacgccaagaggaagaccgtcaccgccatggacgtggtgtatgctctgaagagacaggGCCGCACTCTGTACGGCTTCGGCGGATAA
- the LOC133933448 gene encoding uncharacterized protein LOC133933448 isoform X2, which yields MSLSFYIEDREILAKLQLWGVAAVSPIKRRMWPGTNVADGTRFLKVKFNNQIQSLPYSARFDTALGAEYFRVLHDKQVKVCRLCIKPGHIMRECPEFHCNRCGVQGHYARECKQGRNKCDLCQNLMSECRCNKSEAEDDTSENGEESESGGSEEGEAEDMERVEEGVGKETEETEKEDASRQEGERPEEETEGGKKAGTRGNDEEEDAGRRRGVLAREVRTEATAERRRDGAEKKPPNMKETRGPEKGSMVERKDGEEEVGPGRRRREDDTGGKEKATGGAKPTETAEETTTPQTVLWPGGGDPIPGGGSFLHNPFCLVCCVTGGLFY from the exons ATGAGTCTGTCCTTTTATATTGAGGACAGGGAGATACTGGCAAAGTTGCAACTATGGGGAGTAGCAGCAGTATCTCCCATTAAAAGAAGGATGTGGCCAGGGACAAATGTGGCAGACGGGACTAGGTTCCTGAAAGTAAAGTTTAATAATCAAATACAATCGCTGCCGTACTCTGCAAGATTTGACACTGCGCTGGGGGCAGAGTATTTCAGGGTGCTACACGATAAGCAGGTGAAGGTGTGCAGGCTGTGCATTAAACCCGGGCACATAATGAGAGAGTGCCCGGAATTTCATTGCAACAGATGTGGAGTGCAGGGCCATTATGCAAGGGAATGCAAGCAGGGGAGGAATAAATGTGATCTGTGCCAGAACCTTATGAGTGAATGCAGATGCAATAAGAGTGAGGCAGAAGATGACACAAGTGAGAAtggagaagaaagtgagagcggaggcagtgaggagggggaggcagaggataTGGAAAGGGTTGAGGAGGGAGTCggaaaagaaactgaggagactgagaagGAGGATGCAAgcaggcaggaaggagagaggccggaggaggagacggaaggCGGAAAGAAAGCTGGAACGAGAGGAaacgacgaggaggaggatgcgggcaggaggagaggagtgctgGCACGTGAGGTGAGGACGGAGGCGacggcagaaaggaggagagacggggCGGAGAAGAAACCGCCAAATATGAAGGAGACGAGAGGGCCAGAGAAGGGGTCGATGGTCGAAAGaaaagacggagaggaggaagtaggcccggggagaaggagaagagaggacgacacaggagggaaggagaaggcaACAGGTGGAGCGAAGCCCActgaaactgcagaggagaccacCACGCCACAGACG GTGCTGTGGCCCGGAGGCGGCGACCCAATTCCTGGTGGAGGGAGTTTTCTTCACAACCctttttgtttggtgtgctgtgtcacgggtggtttgttttattag
- the LOC133933449 gene encoding uncharacterized protein LOC133933449 produces MEEEMQQLRETVSQLKADNELLRQARAASPLDPGEAVFFPSAAASQAPTPNIAAAVTERLVVVPRDRKCPMFNGRAGLGITEWIEEIQACVRARHLLAADQALFMVDHLEGEAKEEIKFRPSAERRDPVQVLALLKELYGCAQSYVTLQQAFFSRRQLEGETLQEFSLALMALMARVKQCAPDGMPNSDVLLRDQFVEHVLDSSLRRELKQLVRRQPTGTLLELRGEAIRWEREGLPGGDRGRSSSFPSAYGLQYGVQGRFQTAPPVTSPGPGLSELMDLMKHQQEQRNQLTQTVASLQAPRSQGQTFNSGPLICRRYRKCPAAWTFCSGL; encoded by the coding sequence atggaggaggagatgcaacAACTTAGGGAGACCGTGTCACAGCTTAAGGCAGACAACGAACTACTTCGCCAGGCGCGTGCTGCATCTCCGTTGGACCCCGGTGAggctgttttctttccctctgctgcagcaaGTCAGGCACCGACTCCAAACATAGCCGCCGCTGTCACAGAGCGACTGGTTGTGGTTCCTAGAGACCGTAAGTGTCCCATGTTCAATGGCAGGGCAGGCCTAGGAATAACTGAGTGGATAGAGGAGATACAGGCATGTGTGCGTGCTCGCCATCTTCTTGCTGCTGACCAGGCCCTTTTTATGGTTGATCATTTAGAGGGAGAGGCAAAGGAGGAAATTAAGTTTCGCCCTAGTGCAGAGCGGCGAGACCCAGTACAGGTTCTTGCTTTATTAAAGGAGCTATATGGCTGTGCTCAGTCGTACGTCACATTACAACAGGCTTTCTTTTCTCGACGCCAACTCGAAGGAGAGACGTTGCAGGAGTTTTCCTTAGCTCTCATGGCCTTAATGGCACGGGTTAAGCAGTGTGCACCTGATGGGATGCCTAATTCTGATGTCCTCCTCAGGGATCAGTTTGTGGAGCATGTTCTCGATAGCTCCCTTCGCCGGGAACTCAAGCAACTAGTTAGACGCCAGCCTACTGGCACCTTGTTGGAGCTTCGTGGTGAGGCAATTAGGTGGGAGAGGGAAGGTCTTCCAGGGGGGGATAGGGGTCGTAGCTCCTCCTTTCCATCAGCTTATGGTCTTCAATATGGAGTGCAGGGTCGCTTTCAAACCGCCCCTCCTGTTACTTCACCGGGGCCAGGGTTGAGTGAGTTGATGGACCTTATGAAGCATCAACAGGAGCAGCGTAACCAGCTCACCCAGACCGTAGCCTCTCTACAGGCCCCCCGCTCCCAAGGTCAGACTTTTAATAGTGGTCCTTTAATCTGTAGAAGGTACAGAAAATGTCCAGCAGCCTGGACATTTTGCTCGGGATTGTGA
- the LOC133933560 gene encoding histone H4-like isoform X1 codes for MSGRGKGGKGLGKGGAKRHLKVLRDNIQGITKPAIRRLARRGGVKRISGLIYEETRGVLKVFLENVIRDAVTYTEHAKRKTVTAMDVVYALKRQGRTLYGFGG; via the coding sequence atgtctggacgaggaaagggaggaaaggggctCGGTAAAGGAGGCGCAAAGCGTCACCTCAAAGTTCTCCGTGATAACATCCAGGGAATTACCAAGCCCGCCATCCGCCGCCTGGCTCGCCGTGGCGGAGTGAAGCGTATCTCAGGTCTGATCTACGAGGAGACCCGCggcgtgttgaaggttttcctggagaacgtgatccgcgatgctgtcacctacaccgagcacgccaagaggaagaccgtcaccgccatggacgtggtgtatgctctgaagagacaggGCCGCACTCTGTACGGCTTCGGCGGATAA